AGGGTTCTGGCGAGTGTGGAATGGGAACAGAAGTACCCCTTAGTGTCGGTGCACGCGATGCAACGGGCGATCTCAGACCACACACCCCTGTTAGTTGATTCAGGGAGCGCCACGCATATTGGTAATAAAAATATTTTCTCGTTCGAATTAAGTTGGTTCGAAAAAGAGAATCTTATCGAGATGGTGGCAAGAGAGTGGGCTAAACCAGTGCATGGCACATCTAGCGTGGAACGCTGGCAGAACAAAATCAGACACCTAAGACAATTCCTGAGGGGTTGGGCTAAAAATGAGAGTGGGATCTATAAAAAAGAGAAGGAGAGGCTGCTCCAGTTAATTCAGACGCTAGATATACGGGCGGAAACGAATTTGCTGGACCCGACTGAGCAAGCTTGCAAGTCGGAAGCCGAGGCCAAATTACGTTCGTTACTTAGAGAAGAAGAGATGAAGTGGGCATTGCGTGCCAAAGTTCTTAAGGTGGTAAAAGGGGATGACAATACACAATTTTTTCATATGATTGCGAATGGCAAGCATAGGAGAAAAAAATCATTCAGCTAGAACAGGATGAGGAAACGGTTGTTGGACATGAGAATTTGAAGCTGTATATCTCCAACtattacaagcagttgtttggTCCTCCGAAAGATAACACCGTGACTCTGGATGAGAGTGTACGGGCTGATATCCCTCAGTTGCAGTCAGAGGAGAATGAGATCCTGTCTGCTCCTTTTActgagaaggaggtgtttgaggcGATAGATCAAATGAAACCAAACAAGGCACCGGGACCAGACGGGTTCCCGGCAGAATTTTAGAAGAAATGTTGGCATGTTGTGaaagatgatcttatgcctatgtttcatgatcttTTTAATGGCCATCTTCAACTGTTCCATTTGAATTTTGGCACGATCACTCTTCTACCTAAAAAGGAGGAGGCTATCCGCATCGAACAATTCAGACCCATATGCTTATTGAATGTCAGTTTCAAAATCTTTACAAAAGTGGCCACCAACCGGCTGACAAAGGTGGCACACTCGGTGGTGCAACCAAGTCAAACTGCCTTTATGCCTGGAAGACACGTACTAGAAGGGGTAGTTGTCTTACATGAAACCTTACATGAAATCCACTCGAAGAAACTTGATGGAGTGatattcaaagtggattttgagaaggcgtacGATAAGGTCAAGTGGCCTTTTTTACAGCAAGCTATGCGCATGAAAGGTTTCAATGAGTCCTGGACGAATCAGGTGGATTCTTTTGTCCAGAAAGGCAGTGTTGGAATAAAGGTTAATGATGATATTGGCCATTATTTTCGAACGCATGAGGGCCCGAGGCAGGGTGACCCAATGTCCCCAATACTGTTTAATATTGTGGCAGACATGTTGACAGTACTCATAGGCCGGGCCAAGGAAAAGGGGCTGATTGGTGGATTAGTCCCCCATCTGGTGGACGGAGGGGGGGGGGTATCCATcttacaatatgcggatgacactatATTATTTATGGAACATGACCTTGCTCAAGCTCGTAACATGAAACTCATCCTATGTCTTTTCGAGCAATTATCGGGGCTGAAGATCAATTTCCACAAAAGTGAGCTTTTCTGTTTTGGAAGGGCCAAAGAGGACCAAGAAGAATACAAGCAACTATTCGGTTGTGAACTGGGATCGCTACCCTTTAGTTATCTTGGCATTCCAATACATCATAGGAAATTGActaataaagaatggaaatgtatcGAGGATCGATTCGAGAAGAAACTtagctgctggaagggtaagcttatgtcatatggaggACGGCTAGTATTAATTAATTCGGTACTCACGAGCATGCCGATGTTCCTCTTGTCTTTTTTCGAAGTACCCAAAGGGGTACGCAAGAGATTAGACTTCTATCGATCTCGATTCTTTTGGCAATCTGACGAGGTTAAGACAAAATATCGCCTGGCAAGatgggatattatttgtcgactGAAGGACCAGGGGGGTCTTGGGATTGAAAACCTCGAGGTGAAAATAAATGCTTGTTGAGTAAGTGGTTAtctatgtttttaaggcggtaaAGCGTCATAAGGCGGAGGAGGGCCGCTCCGACGCCTAAGCGCCAAGGCGAGGCGGTAAGGCGAGGCAAGGCGACGCCTTAAACATTGCAGGAAAAGAGTCATCAATAGGTCTGCACATATTAATACTAGAAAAAGAGCAATGGCTGAGAGATGGGCCACTACTTATGCACCTCCCAGTGGCCCAAAAGCCCATCTAGTGGCCATATACACCCCCGTGACCTAATTCCACTATCTCCTTCCCTTCTTTCCCACCACAGCCGCCACGAAGCCATACCCTTCTggtcctccctccctcctcttcatggCCCCACCCTTCTCCCTCATAGCAGCAAGCCCCAGGAGCCCCCAGTCCTCCCTCCTCTTCATGGTGCCGGGAGACAGCGGGGCCGTCATCTCCAAGCCCCAGGAGCAGCCAGAACTAGGGCAGCCACAGCCGTACACTTCATGTCTGTCTAAGGCGGGGTAGACGCCTTGCCATCCTGGGGCGCCTTGACGCTTAGGCGACGACTAGGCGACGCTTAGGCGACGCCTTAAAAACATAGGTGGTTATACCGACTATCGCTGCATTCCGAAGGAATGTGGACCCAGATTCTACGCAACAAGTATTTACACTCCAAAACTCTAGCCCAGGTTACTGTCAGACCTAATGATTCACCCTTTTGGAAGGGACTCATGCGAGTGAAGGATACTTTCTTCCATAGGGTGCAGTTTAGTGTCGGGGACGGCTCAACAATaaggttttgggaggatacgtggttagGTGATAGGCCGCTAGCTCTCCAATATCCGTCTCTGTATCATATTGCTCAACGTAAGGAAGAATACGTGGCAACGGTGATGTAGACAGTACCCTTGAATATCCAGTTCAGGAGATCTCTAGTTGGGGAACGCTGGAACTCTTGGCTGCACTTAGTGAGGATGCTAATGGAGGTACACCTCTCCGATGAGGAGGATTCTTTTAGATGGAAGCTCACGAATAATGGTTTGTTCACAGTCAAGTCTATGTACTTAGATCTCATCAACTCTGGCCCAATCCCGCGATCGCTCCATATTTGGCGAGTTAAAGTACCCTTACGAATTAAGatatttatgtggtttgtccacaaacaaGTGATCCTAACCAAGGATAACTTACTCAGGCGGAGATGGGTAGGTAGCTCGAGGTGTTGCTATTGTGATCaggatgaaacaatacaacacctTTTTCTTGATTGCCCGCTTGCGAAGTTACTTTGGAGATCGGTGCATGTAGCCTTTAATATTTCACCTCCTAATAGCATAGAGATGTCGTTTGGGACGTGGCTTGATGGAGTGAATGTACATCTCGCGCGtaatattcggattggaatatgtgcacttatttgggctatatggaactgtagGAATGATATAATTTTTAACAGAAAACCTATGACTAATTTCTTGCAGGTTATATTCCGGGCTACGTCATGGATCCGTACTTGCTCATTACTCACTCCTACGGACTCCAGGGAGCAGCTGGCTACTGGGTGCAACCGATGGGAGATGGCAGCTCGGGTTTTTTTCAACCGGTTAGGATGGCGATCACTGCATAGGATTGGTCCTTAGTGGATCCTCGTTAAGCCGGATGCGGCTTTGAGACTTGTATTTTTATTTTTACTGCGCTTTGTGAGCAGTACTTTGCACTCCAGACTTTGTTCTATCGGATttttaataaagtggctgcatgcatctttccgatgcagaggccgggggataacctccttttccaaaaaaaaaaaaatcttctTCCCTGTATTGGTAGAGATTGAGGAATCCATGGCTGTAATCTCCATTGGTGAGGAATAGAGAGTGTGTTGCTAACATTTTCACTTACTATTTTTCAACATTTAACGCATTGCACTCCTATTTAGAACTCCACTATCAGCGAACTTACCAACTACACGGCCTGGTTTTCATCCAAACAAGAAAACACGACATAGACAGTTTGATCACATATTCACATCATTGATAAATGGTGACATTTGATCGAGTGCAGCGGTGGAAGGAGAGATTGTGTGTCCAAGAGCTCATAAATAATTATTACCTGCTTGAGGATAGGGGTAGCACACTTCTCTCTTAGAGCGAAAGCATCAGAGTAGGTTATGCAGGGCACTGGTTTCAGTTCAGCATACTGCATATATAATTCAAGAATCAACACATACCTCGACAAATAAATCAATAAACAGTCTAACCTAAACTCCCAAGGACCTTAAGCATGGCCAATCATCTCAAAAGATATTTTCAACTATAAATCCACAAGACGCATAACTTTTGGTACTAAAAGACAAATAACTGACAGAAGCACTAATATTAATCGAAGAGAGTTCTTGCCTTTAAGGCCATGCCTATGATTGTGAGAGGAAATCCGTAGGTTAGCATCAGAGCAGACCACTCCGAACCAGGGAGAAGATTGAAATACGCCCCAAATCCATACCTGGGATGCAAAAAACGCATGAGCCACCGATAGAAAAGCATTCTGGATCTCTCTGATTTGCACAATAGGATCTGCAACATTTGAACTTACGACAAGAGGGAGCCACCTATCCCTAGTCCAATCACGCCAAAAGACACCTGCAGATGGAGGGGTATTCAGCACCAAACGCACGCCAAATTCTAAGAAAAACAGCGCTACCACTTGCTTGTTGCTCCTGGCTCTCAAGAACCAAGAAACGACCAAGCCACTCACCTTGGCGAGGGTGAACTCATCGTCGGGGATGACGGCCTTGTCGTCGGCTGCTCCGGACGATGACGCGGGTGCGGCAGGAGGCGAAGAATCCGCAGCTCGGACCAGCGCACCGGTGCGACTCGGGCGGCATGGCATAAGGAATTCATTTCTCGCCAGGCGGCGGGAGGGGGATGGCGCCGGGAGGGCAGCAAGAGCCCGGAGTGAGTTTGCGGTGCACTGCACAGACATGTCTCTCGCCGCACGTCGCGGCACAGCCACTAGCGTGTAAATCAACCTTGAGGATTTATCCTTGGAAGTGAGTGTTTGTTCCCCGGGAATTTCAGTGGAACAGAAAGATGAGAACGAGATGGTGGCTGGGGTTTCGACTCGTGGTCAGGCCCAGCCTATCGCGGAAGATAAAGGGTCAGTTTGGATGGTGTCCTGATGATTGTGCGTGAAAAAGTTTTTTTTTAACATcagagtacagacacaagcgctcatatacacgcgcatacactcacccctatgaacagacacgcacaccctacccctatgaacacctcgtcgtcgacgagaacgtctcctcccactaaatgcgcatcgtcggaaatcctgaaataaatccagaaataaatgcggACACCAGGATTCGTGAAAAAATTGATGCCTCGTAGTCTgtctgatactccctccgttccaaaatagatgactcaacattGTACTAACTTTAAACTTAATACAACATTGAGTCGTCTATTTTGAAACGAAGGAATACTTAAGTGTCTTCATGCCTGGTCAGGCTAGCCTGGACTAGAGCTGTTTTGATCATAGCCTGACCTAGCATATTGTTAAATGGACAAAAAGTCAACAAATTTCGTATGCAACAGTAGATTATTCTTAGAATGGGTGTCAGGCCAGGCTACTCAACTCGGACGCCTGGTCGAGGCAGTAAGGTACCGGAATTTACAACTCAGGCTAAGCAAGATCCAGAGTAATCGATCCAGTCCAGCAGACATATTTTCAGGACAACCAAACACAGTTCGAACCAACATTTGACATGCTGcatctccctcctctcctcctgagCGCTTCCCCCTCTTCTCCTGAGCGCCGGCCGCCACCCCGGCCCCGGCGGCCACCACTCCGATGTCGGCATCCACTTCCCTCTCTAGGATGGTCTCAAGGGTTTCCCTctcggcatcttcctcctccttgggagggggggggggtcctcCCCGCGCTTGGGGCTGGCCCTccgctctggcatcgtcgtccccgAGGTGCTTAGCATGGCGCTTGGCCCCATCGTTCAGGGTGAGGCTGGCATGAGCTTTCTTCCCCCCTCCCCCACGGTCAGATGGGCGAGCATGCCAGACCAAGACCAACCGGCACGCGGTTGTCGCCAACCTTCCCACCACACGCCCGTCACGGACCCGCATACCAACCACCCTCCACGACTGCTGCTACAACTGCAGAGACGATCGCCACATCTCAAGGGACTGCACCAACGAGactctgatgtagggtagaaccctaatcggccgatctttcacgaaaggagcggatcccgcgatgaacacgaagaacacaagggaaaatacgaggggaaacatgagagaatcactaaaccaacaagaaatagtcacacatgtgctagatcctcgagtacataagagatcacacgatccacggtcaactagggacgatacaaaggtggccggtcttctccgtgaggaggtcttgaggttcttctcgtaaaggggtcttgaatccgcttggggatcttctccgacgAGGCgctatctccgaggagaaggtaaccaagtggatgagcaaagctctcacacgaaatatgagctaatcctttgctaaccctgaaACGTAGGTAGgaaaagagtatatatagtctaggtgggcgaaggaGTACATAGGCTGCGGCCTAACACGTAAACAACACACAGGCGTCGGACAtccgggagtcaccggtcgtccAGAGGCTCGCGAGGGTTCGGACGTCCGGTGCttgtcggacgtccgtagattcggcttgggtgggcttcggtcggacgtccagggcgtcggtcgtccggaagGCTCCGGaaatccgtagattcggctcgggtgtgggtgtgccggtcgtccggagagggccggtcgtccggagcctggaggtcgcCGTACGTTCGTAGCATGCCGGTCGACCGGAGCCTGGGAGCTtcgagcagttcttcttcttgtccattgaaCTTGGCGTCCTCACCGTCTTGTCCGTTGAGTGTAGTTGGTCCAGGGCTttcctccaagcacctgatcacacataggttttccgcttgaggtagtagccaattctcatgcatagaaagtggtagttcggagaggagtgagttcaccttatcttcgatagccttcgctcgggctcttgtcataggtccaagtggtgtcgtaggagacgtaggtaggtccatggggatgaccttgggatgctccgcatcatctcccctcccttggggaagatccaacctcggatcaaattcttcatcaccatggtagggcgagaggtccttgacattgaagatgtcgctcacgttgtacttgtcgcgcgggaggtcgagcttgtaagcgttgttgttgtagcatgcgagcaccttgaagggtccattcgCTCGAGGTAGAAGTTTAGACTTGCGTTCGGTGGGGAAGCGgtctttgcgaaggtgtagccacacaagatcaccaatgtcgaataccatgggttgcttgttgatgttgagcttggtcgcaagtcgttgtacgtGGCGCTCGattgtgtgccttgtatcttcatgcaccttcttgagatggttcacacgtgcacttgcgtccaaattgatgcgctcttgtagtggtagagggagaatgtccaatggggacaatgggttgaatccgtagacgacctcgaagggggatgataacccacaagtataggggatcacaacagttttcgagggtagagtattcaacccaaatttattgattcgacacaaggggagccaaagaatattctcaagtattagcagctaagttgtcaattcaaccacacctggaaacttaatatctgcagcaaaatgtttagtagcaaagtaatatgatagtagtggtaacgatagcaaaagtaatggtagcataagtaatgtttttggtattttgtagtgatgataacaatagcaacagaaaagtaaataagcgaagaacgatATATGgacagctcgtaggcaatggatcaatgatggagaattatgcctgatgtggttcatcatgtaacagtcataacatagggtgacacagaactagctccaattcatcaatgtaatgtaggcatgtattccgaatatagtcatacgtgcttatggaaaagaacttgcatgacatcttttgtcctaccctcccgtggcagcggggtcctagcggaaactaagggatattaaggcctccttttaatagagtaccggaccaaagcattaacacatggtgaatacatgaactcctcaaactatggtcatcaccgggagtggtcccgattattgtcacttcggggttgccggatcataacacatagtaggtgactatagacttgcaagataggatgaagaactcacatatattcatgaaaacataataggttcagatctgaaatcatggcactcgggccctagtgacaagcattaagcatagcaaagtcatagcaacatcaatctcagaacatagtggatactagggatcaaaccctaacaaaactaactcgattacatgataaatctcatccaacccatcaccgtccagcaagcctatgatggaattactcacgcacggcggtgagtatcatgaaattggtgatggaggatggttgatgatgacgacggcgacggattcccctctccagagccccgaacggactccggatcagccctcccgagagagtttagggtttggcggtggctccgtatcgtaaaacgcgatgaatctttctccctgattttttttctccccgaacacgaatatatggagttggagttgaggtcggtggagctccagggggcccacgaggtagggggcgcgcctagggggcaggcacgcccccaccctcgttgctagggtgtggccccctggccttgattctttgccagtattttttattatttccagaaataatctccgtggagtttcaggtcatcctgagaacttttgtttctgcacataaataacaccatggcaattctgctgaaaacagcgtcagtccaggttagttccattcaaatcatgcaagttagagtccaaaacaagggcaaaagtgtttggaaaagtagatacgacggagacatatcaactcccccaagcttaaacctttgcttgtgctcaatcaattcagttgacaaactgaaagtgataaagaattttttttacaaactctgtttgctcttgtttttgtaaatatgtaaagccagcattcaagttttcagcaaggattatgaactaaccacattcacaataacatttaggcctCATGtttacttgatgacccacaagtatagaggatctatcgtagtcctttcgataagtaagagtgtcgaacccaacgacgagcagaaggaaatgataagcggttttcagcaaggtattctctgcaagcactgaaataataggtaacagatagttttgtgataggataattttaacgagtaacaagtaacaaaagtaaataaagtgcagcaaggtggcccaatcctttttgtagcaaaggacaagcctggacaaacttttatatgatgtaaagcgctcccgaggacacatgggaattatcgtcaagctagttttcatcacgttcatatgattcgcgttcggtactttgataatctgatatgtgggtggaccagtgcttgggtactccccttacttggaaaagcatccccacttatgattaacctctattgcaagcatccgcaactacaacaaaagtattaaggtaaacctaaccatagcatgaaacatatggatccaaatcagccccttacgaagcaacgcataaactagggtttaagcttctgtcactctagcaacccatcatctacttattacttcccaatgccttcctctaggcccaaataatggtgaagtgtcatgtagtcgacgttcacataacaccactagaggagagacaacatacatctcatcaaaatatcgaacgaataccaaattcacatgattactaatagcaagacttctcccaggtcctcaggaacaaacgtaactactcataaagcatattcatgttcataatcagaggggtattaatatgcatataggatctgaacatatgatcttccaccaaataaaccaactagcatcaactacaaggagtaattaacactactagcaacccacaggtaccaatcccagacttagagacaagaattggatacaagagatgaactagggtttgagatgagatggtgctggtgaagatgttgatggagattgaccccctcccgatgagaggatcgttggtgatgatgatggcgatgatttccccctcccggagggaagtttccccggcagaacagctccgccagagccctagattggttccgccaaggttccgccttgtggtggcggagtctcgtccaggaagatggattatgattttttttccttatcgaaagactccatatagcagaagatggacatcggagggccaccagggggcccatgaggtagggggcgcgcccagggggtagggcgtgccccaccctcgtgggcagggtgtggccccctggtgaacttcttgcgctcagtattttttatatattctgaaaatgacttccgtgaagtttcaggacttttggagctgtgcagaataggtctctaatatttgctccttttctagcccagaatcccagatgtcggcattctccctctttatgtaaaccttgtaaaataagagagaataggcataagtattgtgacata
This portion of the Triticum dicoccoides isolate Atlit2015 ecotype Zavitan chromosome 7A, WEW_v2.0, whole genome shotgun sequence genome encodes:
- the LOC119329909 gene encoding thylakoid membrane protein slr0575-like isoform X1, with the translated sequence MSVQCTANSLRALAALPAPSPSRRLARNEFLMPCRPSRTGALVRAADSSPPAAPASSSGAADDKAVIPDDEFTLAKVSFGVIGLGIGGSLLSYGFGAYFNLLPGSEWSALMLTYGFPLTIIGMALKYAELKPVPCITYSDAFALREKCATPILKQVRSDVTRYRYGDEQHLDEALKRIFQYGLGGGIPRRSAPILQKIQEVTDDGKYCLVLEFEAKSLELSDFEKRQNSPPFSVLELRLKLEKVVTTYMKCVLSRRPQRKSDSVCNPIIC
- the LOC119329909 gene encoding thylakoid membrane protein slr0575-like isoform X2 — translated: MSVQCTANSLRALAALPAPSPSRRLARNEFLMPCRPSRTGALVRAADSSPPAAPASSSGAADDKAVIPDDEFTLAKVSFGVIGLGIGGSLLSYGFGAYFNLLPGSEWSALMLTYGFPLTIIGMALKYAELKPVPCITYSDAFALREKCATPILKQVRSDVTRYRYGDEQHLDEALKRIFQYGLGGGIPRRSAPILQKIQEVTDDGKYCLVLEFEAKSLELSDFEKRQAKFTSFFGPGIKAEIGKGGDDLYEVRLISETTEEE
- the LOC119329909 gene encoding thylakoid membrane protein slr0575-like isoform X7, translated to MSVQCTANSLRALAALPAPSPSRRLARNEFLMPCRPSRTGALVRAADSSPPAAPASSSGAADDKAVIPDDEFTLAKVSFGVIGLGIGGSLLSYGFGAYFNLLPGSEWSALMLTYGFPLTIIGMALKYAELKPVPCITYSDAFALREKCATPILKQVTDDGKYCLVLEFEAKSLELSDFEKRQEKVVTTYMKCVLSRRPQRKSDSVCNPIIC
- the LOC119329909 gene encoding uncharacterized protein LOC119329909 isoform X5; protein product: MSVQCTANSLRALAALPAPSPSRRLARNEFLMPCRPSRTGALVRAADSSPPAAPASSSGAADDKAVIPDDEFTLAKVSFGVIGLGIGGSLLSYGFGAYFNLLPGSEWSALMLTYGFPLTIIGMALKYAELKPVPCITYSDAFALREKCATPILKQVTDDGKYCLVLEFEAKSLELSDFEKRQNSPPFSVLELRLKLEKVVTTYMKCVLSRRPQRKSDSVCNPIIC
- the LOC119329909 gene encoding thylakoid membrane protein slr0575-like isoform X4: MSVQCTANSLRALAALPAPSPSRRLARNEFLMPCRPSRTGALVRAADSSPPAAPASSSGAADDKAVIPDDEFTLAKVSFGVIGLGIGGSLLSYGFGAYFNLLPGSEWSALMLTYGFPLTIIGMALKYAELKPVPCITYSDAFALREKCATPILKQGGGIPRRSAPILQKIQEVTDDGKYCLVLEFEAKSLELSDFEKRQNSPPFSVLELRLKLEKVVTTYMKCVLSRRPQRKSDSVCNPIIC
- the LOC119329909 gene encoding thylakoid membrane protein slr0575-like isoform X6 — encoded protein: MSVQCTANSLRALAALPAPSPSRRLARNEFLMPCRPSRTGALVRAADSSPPAAPASSSGAADDKAVIPDDEFTLAKVSFGVIGLGIGGSLLSYGFGAYFNLLPGSEWSALMLTYGFPLTIIGMALKYAELKPVPCITYSDAFALREKCATPILKQVTDDGKYCLVLEFEAKSLELSDFEKRQAKFTSFFGPGIKAEIGKGGDDLYEVRLISETTEEE
- the LOC119329909 gene encoding thylakoid membrane protein slr0575-like isoform X3, which encodes MSVQCTANSLRALAALPAPSPSRRLARNEFLMPCRPSRTGALVRAADSSPPAAPASSSGAADDKAVIPDDEFTLAKVSFGVIGLGIGGSLLSYGFGAYFNLLPGSEWSALMLTYGFPLTIIGMALKYAELKPVPCITYSDAFALREKCATPILKQVRSDVTRYRYGDEQHLDEALKRIFQYGLGGGIPRRSAPILQKIQEVTDDGKYCLVLEFEAKSLELSDFEKRQEKVVTTYMKCVLSRRPQRKSDSVCNPIIC